A segment of the Candidatus Woesearchaeota archaeon genome:
TCAGGTATAAGGGCCTTTGATAGAGAGTATCTGGAGAAGATTCTTTCCATCAAGTGTGGAAAGAAGCCTCTTGTCACCTCTATGACCATTGCTCCTGAACTGAAAGGCAGTGAAGAGCTTTCGAATATTTTGGAACAGAGCAACATTGTTGTTGCCTATGGCCATAGTGATTGTCCTCTGGATGCATTGAGTCCTAGGGATAAGAATCATCTAACCCATCTTTTCAATGCGATGAGCGGCATAGATCACAAACGCCCAGGCTTGGCTGGCATGCCGTTTGTCCGTGACTACAGCCATGCAACCTATGAACTTGTTTGTGATGAAGTACATGTGCATCCGTCAGTGATTGACTTGACGATCAATTCGCTTGGCACAGATAGGCTTTGTCTGATTTCTGATGCTATGAGTTTGGCCGGTATGGGTGCCGGTGAAGGCTTGTATTTGGGTAAGCAAATCTATTCGAATGGGAAGGCCTGCTATTACAGTGATAGTGACATACTGATAGGCTCTGCAATGCTTATCAGTGAAACAGCAAGAAACCTTTTTCACAAAAACTTATTGGACAAGCAATCATTCTTTCAGGTTGCATCCGAGAACCCCTTACGGGTACTTTCGCAAACAGATCGAGGCTGCATAAAGCCCGGCTACAAAGCTGACTTGGTGATGCTTTCCTCTGACATGGAGATTCAAAAGGTTTTCAAGAGAGTGTGAGAATACACTGCAATGTCAAATTATTGGTTTGTAGAGAATGTTGTGAGAAAGGTGATAGAAAACGAAAGCATCTTGTATCGGGGAGTGATTCTGTCCAACGCTACCTCTGTGTAAATTTGGTGTTCTTATGATCAAAGGATACCCTCGAGATATTCCAAAGCATCATGATTCATTCCTGGATGAGATTCAGATCAAATCTAGCCCCCCAACAATCAAATCTCCCTGCATCGCAAGAAGCTTTGATTTACTTTGGGCCCTGAAGGATTTAAACCTCCGACCCACGGATTATGAGCGGGCACTTGATCACATCTAATTTGTTTCATTATGTTCCTAAATCGATTTGCTGTCAAGCATTATGAAACAACCTTGAACAAGTTAAAACAACCCGGAATTGGTACATTCTTTGGTATTTTGGTACATTTGTTGGTACAGTTGGTCTTTTAAATGGCTCTTAATGTTAAGAAAATCTTCGACATTTTCTTTAGCCCCATTGTAGTCCAAGATTTTGTCAGCACTCCTTAAGGCTTAGCTTTGTTCAGAATTTGCAACGAATTTTTCCAGATTATCCAGCAACCATCTTCTTTGCATTAAAACAATTTTATCTCCAATATCCATATTATTGCGACACCATTCAACTATTTGTTTTATTACAATCAATTCATCATTTTCTATTATTACAAATTTTTCATATGCTACAAAGATTGCCTTTCTAAAAATTTGATATTGATGAGATGTGGCATTGGCTAAAAAATTTGTGATATTCACCAAGTCTAATAGAGACAATAACCGTTTAAACTTGAGGATATCATTCTGTTTAGTATCAATGTAGGTAATAAAACCATCAATATTATTTTCTTTCAGATATTGTTGAAGATTTTTTCCGATTTTCTCTTCTAAATACTTATTTTTCCAATTACCCCAATCATCAAAATTGAGACATAGTGCCTCTTGATGTTCTTTTATCAGTTTGCTAGTAAAAGTATAGTACGTTACATCAAAATAGAATTGTTGGTATTCCTTGCAACTCCAATCAATGGATTTTACCTGAGATTCAATTTTGTCAAGAGCGGCATGAAATGCACCTTTTTCAGCTAGA
Coding sequences within it:
- a CDS encoding amidohydrolase family protein, encoding MVHSEVDYAIIHALAYTNGALLPDATIVLEQGIVMYVGKHDQKRVQHLKQYDAKGNLVGPGLVDMHIHGCGGFDSTRGNIQENLEGMALFLAGKGITSFQLAVVMDLDLLAQIKKAMDTSTFLSSYLLGVYVEGPFIAPEKKGGILSSGIRAFDREYLEKILSIKCGKKPLVTSMTIAPELKGSEELSNILEQSNIVVAYGHSDCPLDALSPRDKNHLTHLFNAMSGIDHKRPGLAGMPFVRDYSHATYELVCDEVHVHPSVIDLTINSLGTDRLCLISDAMSLAGMGAGEGLYLGKQIYSNGKACYYSDSDILIGSAMLISETARNLFHKNLLDKQSFFQVASENPLRVLSQTDRGCIKPGYKADLVMLSSDMEIQKVFKRV